A genomic stretch from Vibrio neptunius includes:
- the glgC gene encoding glucose-1-phosphate adenylyltransferase, with translation MAGVLGMILAGGEGSRLRPLTESRSKPSVPFGGSYRLIDFALNNFVNADLMRIYVLTQFKSQSLFHHLKKGWNISGITDRFIDPIPAQMRTGKRWYEGTADAIYQNLRFMELAEPEQVCIFGSDHIYKMDIKQMLDFHKEKQASLTVSALRMRLSEASEFGVIEVDEEGRMIGFEEKPAQPKPIPGDPQYALVSMGNYVFEAQPLFAELIEDADNPDSSHDFGKDIIPKMFPRGDVFVYDFSTNRITGEKEEVYWRDVGTIDAYWQAHMDLLEKDAPFSLYNRKWPLHTFYPALPPATFSDSDNGRVQIIDSLVCNGSYIRGSRIEKSILGFRSNIASTCDISESILLGDVKVGEGCILRRVIIDKDADIAPGTQIGVNLMEDKKHFHVSNDGIVVIPKGARVGY, from the coding sequence ATGGCTGGTGTTTTAGGAATGATTTTAGCTGGGGGAGAAGGCTCTCGCCTGCGTCCGTTGACAGAGTCTCGCAGCAAGCCTTCGGTTCCTTTTGGCGGTAGTTATCGCCTGATTGATTTCGCTTTAAACAACTTCGTAAATGCAGATTTAATGCGCATCTATGTACTCACTCAGTTCAAGTCTCAATCCTTGTTTCACCACCTCAAGAAAGGTTGGAATATCAGCGGTATCACCGATCGATTTATAGACCCAATCCCTGCTCAAATGCGTACAGGCAAACGTTGGTATGAAGGTACAGCTGATGCGATTTATCAAAACCTACGTTTCATGGAACTGGCTGAGCCGGAGCAAGTTTGCATTTTTGGCTCGGACCATATTTACAAGATGGATATCAAGCAGATGCTGGATTTCCATAAAGAAAAACAGGCTTCACTGACCGTTTCTGCGCTGCGTATGCGTTTATCTGAAGCGTCTGAATTTGGAGTGATAGAGGTTGACGAAGAGGGGAGAATGATTGGTTTTGAGGAAAAGCCAGCACAGCCCAAACCGATTCCTGGTGATCCTCAGTACGCTTTAGTGTCCATGGGTAACTACGTATTCGAAGCTCAGCCACTGTTTGCAGAATTGATTGAAGATGCAGACAATCCGGATTCGTCCCATGATTTTGGCAAAGATATCATTCCCAAGATGTTTCCACGCGGTGATGTGTTTGTTTATGATTTCAGCACCAACCGTATTACTGGCGAAAAAGAAGAAGTGTACTGGCGTGATGTCGGTACGATTGACGCATATTGGCAAGCGCATATGGATCTCCTTGAGAAAGATGCGCCATTCTCTCTATACAATCGCAAGTGGCCTTTGCATACCTTCTACCCAGCCCTTCCACCAGCGACTTTTTCTGACTCAGATAATGGCCGTGTGCAGATCATCGACAGTTTAGTGTGCAATGGAAGTTATATTCGTGGCTCTCGAATTGAAAAATCTATACTTGGGTTCCGCAGTAACATTGCATCTACGTGCGATATTAGCGAAAGTATCCTTTTAGGCGACGTGAAAGTAGGCGAAGGCTGTATATTGCGTCGTGTCATCATTGATAAAGACGCGGATATTGCACCGGGAACACAAATTGGTGTAAACCTAATGGAAGATAAAAAGCACTTCCACGTGTCTAACGATGGAATTGTCGTCATACCAAAAGGAGCGCGAGTTGGCTACTGA
- the glgA gene encoding glycogen synthase GlgA, with the protein MATENLSILFVASEVEGLIKSGGLADVAKALPEALLRLKQDVRVTLPAYQKIPHIDLAPTVLETNLDHWPHTEYSVKALNLAGLSVYAIDCPRYFERPEMYAENNQAYSDNGERFAFFSAACLDMLPKLSFQPNIIHANDWHTGLVPYLLKHRYGRTAFFEQTKSVLSVHNAVFKGVFSYEELQILPEMHTRYAPDAAVSSTHVTMLKAGVMNADKINAVSPTYAQELKTELGSHGMAAEFKHRESDLVGILNGCDYSAWNPETDQYLPVNYKPNRQSMVRGKKACKRALQERVGLAENDGAVYGMVCRLTNQKGVHYLLPILDQFLRYEVQLVIVGTGDPVLASKLKDIEALHSDKFKFIEAYDNELAHLVEAGSDFFLMPSEFEPCGLNQIYSMAYGTLPIVRGVGGLKDSVNDYDADPETATGFVFHLPEPKELLLTLQRSLLLFAQQPNELKRVQLHAMQQDFCWDKSADEYLSLYLSALK; encoded by the coding sequence TTGGCTACTGAGAATTTATCTATTCTGTTTGTAGCATCGGAAGTTGAAGGACTGATTAAAAGTGGTGGCTTGGCTGATGTTGCCAAGGCACTGCCTGAGGCTCTTCTTAGACTTAAACAAGATGTACGAGTAACCCTACCAGCTTATCAAAAAATCCCTCATATCGACTTGGCACCTACTGTGCTTGAGACGAATCTGGATCACTGGCCACATACTGAATACAGCGTCAAAGCATTGAACCTTGCTGGGCTTAGCGTATACGCCATTGACTGCCCGCGATACTTTGAACGCCCGGAGATGTACGCAGAAAACAATCAAGCCTACAGCGACAATGGCGAACGCTTTGCCTTTTTCAGTGCAGCGTGTCTAGATATGCTGCCTAAGCTTAGTTTTCAACCCAATATTATACACGCAAATGACTGGCATACGGGATTGGTTCCTTATCTGCTTAAACACCGATATGGTCGCACAGCTTTTTTTGAACAAACAAAAAGTGTTTTATCAGTTCATAATGCGGTATTTAAAGGTGTGTTCAGTTACGAGGAGCTTCAGATTTTGCCTGAAATGCATACTCGTTACGCACCAGATGCCGCAGTGAGTTCAACACATGTCACTATGCTGAAAGCGGGCGTGATGAATGCAGATAAGATCAATGCGGTCAGCCCCACTTATGCGCAAGAGCTGAAAACAGAACTAGGCAGCCATGGTATGGCTGCTGAGTTCAAACATCGAGAGAGTGACTTAGTGGGTATATTGAATGGTTGTGACTACTCAGCTTGGAACCCCGAAACCGACCAGTATCTACCAGTTAACTACAAACCCAATCGTCAGAGTATGGTGAGAGGAAAGAAGGCATGTAAGCGAGCTCTTCAGGAGCGCGTTGGTTTAGCGGAAAATGACGGTGCAGTGTATGGCATGGTATGCCGCCTGACGAACCAGAAAGGCGTCCATTACTTACTGCCGATACTCGACCAGTTTTTGCGTTATGAGGTTCAACTGGTCATTGTCGGTACAGGTGACCCAGTTCTGGCATCTAAGCTCAAAGATATCGAAGCCTTACACAGTGATAAGTTCAAGTTTATAGAGGCCTACGACAACGAATTGGCTCATCTGGTGGAAGCTGGGTCTGATTTCTTCCTTATGCCATCGGAATTTGAACCTTGTGGTTTAAATCAGATATACAGCATGGCTTATGGTACGTTACCTATCGTACGTGGAGTAGGCGGCTTGAAAGACAGCGTTAATGATTATGATGCTGATCCTGAGACCGCGACTGGCTTTGTGTTCCACTTACCAGAACCCAAAGAATTATTGCTCACTCTACAACGTTCTTTACTACTGTTTGCCCAGCAACCGAATGAATTAAAACGCGTTCAGTTGCATGCTATGCAGCAGGATTTTTGCTGGGATAAGTCGGCTGATGAGTATTTAAGCTTGTATCTTAGTGCCCTCAAATAA
- a CDS encoding DUF2007 domain-containing protein produces MKIFTANNPPEAHIICELLKSNRIHCEVRGEGIFSLQGEIPFGEHSQPYVWLIDLQMKKRAIAIIEQFHQQACAGNEWCCGECGEANEAQFGVCWHCGAASPT; encoded by the coding sequence TTGAAAATATTCACCGCTAACAACCCACCCGAAGCTCACATCATTTGTGAGCTTCTTAAATCCAACCGAATACATTGCGAAGTGAGAGGAGAAGGTATCTTTAGCCTGCAAGGAGAGATCCCATTCGGAGAACATTCGCAGCCTTATGTATGGTTAATAGACCTTCAAATGAAAAAGCGCGCAATCGCAATCATTGAACAGTTTCATCAACAAGCCTGCGCGGGCAATGAATGGTGCTGTGGAGAGTGTGGGGAAGCTAACGAAGCTCAATTTGGTGTATGTTGGCATTGCGGAGCTGCAAGCCCTACTTAA
- a CDS encoding TVP38/TMEM64 family protein, which yields MNKKLVLGILLVGLIIFLGVNFGQYLTLENAKSQQVALSAYINSNFTLAAAIYFLAYVAITAFSIPGAAVVTLLGAALFGFWTSLLLVSFASTIGATLAFLSSRFLLRDWVQSKFGDKLNAINQGVDRDGAFYLFSLRLIPVFPFFLINLLMGLTPISTSRFYLVSQLGMLPGTAVYLNAGTQLAQIDSLSGIVSPSVLASFALLGLFPVITKWVMGKIKGSPQTRDGSPS from the coding sequence ATGAATAAGAAACTTGTGTTGGGTATCCTGTTGGTCGGCCTGATCATTTTTCTCGGAGTCAATTTCGGTCAATACCTAACGTTAGAAAATGCCAAGTCACAACAAGTTGCATTATCTGCATACATCAACAGTAATTTTACCCTAGCTGCAGCTATCTACTTCCTGGCTTACGTCGCTATCACTGCGTTTTCCATTCCAGGGGCAGCAGTAGTCACACTACTTGGCGCCGCTCTATTTGGATTTTGGACGAGTTTGTTACTCGTTTCATTTGCCAGCACCATAGGAGCAACATTAGCCTTCTTAAGTAGCCGCTTCCTGCTACGTGATTGGGTGCAAAGTAAATTTGGCGACAAACTGAATGCCATCAACCAAGGTGTCGATCGAGATGGGGCTTTTTACCTGTTCTCATTGCGCCTCATACCTGTGTTTCCATTTTTTCTCATCAACTTACTCATGGGTCTGACACCTATTTCAACGTCTCGATTTTATCTCGTTAGTCAGCTAGGCATGCTACCTGGTACAGCGGTATACCTGAATGCAGGCACACAATTGGCACAGATAGATAGCTTATCAGGTATTGTCTCTCCATCAGTATTGGCCTCATTCGCTCTTCTAGGGCTCTTCCCTGTGATTACCAAATGGGTGATGGGAAAAATTAAAGGGTCACCACAGACACGAGATGGGAGCCCGTCTTGA
- the purR gene encoding HTH-type transcriptional repressor PurR — MATIKDVARLAGVSTTTVSHVINKTRFVAEATQEKVMEAVTELNYAPSAVARSLKCNTTRTIGMLVTQSTNLFFSEVIDGVESYCYRQGYTLILCNTGGIYEKQRDYIRMLAEKRVDGILVMCSDLTEELSEMLDRQKDIPKVVMDWGPESSQADKIIDNSEEGGYLATKYLIDNGHKDIACLSGHFEKAACQERILGFRRAMTEANLSVNEDWILEGNFECDTAVLAADKIVAMDKKPSAVFCFNDTMALGLMSRLQQKGVRIPEDVSVIGYDNIELAEYFSPPLTTVHQPKRRVGKNAFEILLERIKDKEHEKRVFEMHPEIVVRDTVCKFNK, encoded by the coding sequence ATGGCCACTATTAAAGATGTGGCACGCCTAGCTGGTGTGTCAACTACAACAGTTTCTCACGTAATTAATAAGACACGCTTTGTTGCCGAAGCGACACAAGAAAAGGTAATGGAAGCAGTCACGGAATTGAATTACGCACCAAGCGCCGTCGCACGCAGCCTGAAGTGTAATACTACTCGTACTATCGGCATGCTTGTTACTCAATCGACCAACCTATTCTTCTCTGAAGTCATTGATGGTGTAGAAAGCTATTGTTATCGTCAAGGCTACACGTTGATCTTATGTAACACTGGTGGCATCTACGAGAAACAACGCGACTATATCCGTATGCTCGCGGAAAAACGTGTCGATGGCATTCTAGTTATGTGTTCTGACCTAACAGAAGAACTCAGTGAGATGCTAGACCGTCAGAAAGACATTCCTAAAGTAGTCATGGATTGGGGGCCTGAAAGCTCTCAAGCCGATAAGATCATTGATAACTCAGAAGAAGGGGGTTATCTTGCGACCAAATACCTAATCGACAACGGGCATAAAGATATTGCTTGTCTAAGCGGGCACTTCGAAAAAGCGGCCTGTCAGGAACGTATTTTAGGCTTCCGTCGTGCAATGACCGAAGCCAATCTTTCCGTCAACGAAGATTGGATTCTAGAAGGTAACTTCGAGTGCGATACAGCGGTGTTGGCAGCCGATAAGATCGTCGCCATGGACAAAAAACCATCAGCAGTGTTCTGTTTCAACGACACCATGGCACTAGGTTTAATGAGCAGACTGCAGCAAAAAGGTGTTCGTATTCCAGAAGATGTTTCTGTGATTGGCTATGACAACATCGAACTCGCCGAGTACTTCTCACCACCACTCACAACGGTCCACCAACCTAAACGACGCGTTGGTAAGAATGCGTTTGAAATTCTTCTCGAACGCATCAAAGACAAAGAGCATGAAAAGCGTGTATTTGAAATGCACCCAGAAATTGTAGTACGCGATACTGTGTGCAAATTCAACAAATAG
- the torD gene encoding molecular chaperone TorD, whose protein sequence is MQELKAFNEKRAEIYWWLSSLFARELTEEDLQQYQSVEIRSFLTGLGENSHLKPAIDKLIIALNRLIDREDAQLELAADFCDLFLKSNKDSALPYASIYIGNAGLLNDQPAADMAELMAKHGIEVDKGLNEPADHLAIELDFLGNLIIRANELEQERHMEDSFVEQEGFIQQHLLSWVPQFSKLCETLDKFGFYSAAALLLVTFLELDCAYLRGE, encoded by the coding sequence ATGCAAGAACTTAAAGCATTCAACGAAAAACGCGCTGAAATATACTGGTGGTTGTCCAGCTTATTTGCTAGAGAGCTAACAGAAGAGGATCTTCAGCAGTATCAATCTGTAGAGATCCGTTCTTTTCTAACAGGGTTGGGGGAAAACTCTCACCTGAAACCAGCCATAGATAAACTAATCATTGCGCTCAATCGTCTTATCGATCGTGAAGATGCTCAGCTTGAACTGGCCGCAGACTTTTGCGATTTGTTTCTCAAATCAAACAAGGACTCAGCACTGCCTTACGCTTCGATATATATCGGCAACGCTGGCCTTCTCAATGACCAACCAGCCGCAGACATGGCGGAGTTGATGGCTAAACATGGCATTGAGGTCGACAAAGGGCTGAATGAGCCCGCAGACCACCTTGCGATTGAGCTCGATTTTTTGGGTAACCTGATTATCCGAGCTAACGAGCTAGAGCAAGAACGCCACATGGAAGATTCATTCGTCGAACAAGAAGGATTTATTCAACAACATCTCCTGAGTTGGGTGCCACAATTTAGTAAGCTTTGCGAAACATTGGACAAATTTGGCTTTTACTCTGCGGCTGCTTTGCTACTGGTTACGTTTCTTGAACTCGACTGTGCCTACTTAAGAGGTGAGTAA
- the torR gene encoding two-component system response regulator TorR: MSYHVLVVEDDTVTRSKLVGYFQNEGYQVSEAESGEQMRDTLQSDEIDLVMLDINLPGEDGLMLTRELRSQSDIGIILVTGRTDSIDKIVGLEMGADDYVTKPFELRELLVRVKNLLWRIAAARRGIDVDEQQKNTGNVIRFAEWTFDVPRRALSKNGEPVKLTKAEYELLVALSSYPNQVLSRERILNMISHRVDAPNDRTIDVLIRRMRAKMEFDPKNPQIFVTVHGEGYMFAGD; the protein is encoded by the coding sequence ATGAGCTATCACGTATTAGTAGTTGAAGACGACACAGTCACTCGCAGCAAGTTGGTTGGCTACTTTCAAAACGAGGGTTACCAAGTCAGTGAAGCTGAAAGTGGCGAGCAAATGCGCGACACGCTACAAAGTGATGAAATTGATTTGGTGATGCTGGATATCAACCTTCCCGGTGAAGATGGGTTAATGCTCACACGTGAACTTCGCAGTCAATCAGACATTGGAATTATTCTCGTAACGGGGCGCACGGATAGCATTGATAAAATCGTAGGCCTAGAAATGGGCGCAGATGATTATGTCACCAAGCCGTTTGAACTGCGTGAATTGCTTGTTCGTGTTAAGAACCTATTGTGGCGCATTGCCGCAGCTCGTCGTGGCATTGATGTCGATGAACAGCAAAAAAATACAGGCAATGTGATACGTTTTGCTGAATGGACCTTCGATGTTCCTCGTCGAGCGCTAAGCAAAAATGGCGAACCAGTAAAACTGACCAAAGCCGAATATGAGCTGTTAGTTGCTCTTTCCTCTTATCCGAACCAAGTACTCAGCCGAGAACGTATACTCAATATGATCAGTCATAGAGTTGATGCACCTAATGATCGCACGATCGATGTGTTAATTCGCCGCATGCGCGCTAAGATGGAATTCGATCCTAAAAATCCACAAATTTTTGTGACTGTTCATGGTGAAGGGTATATGTTTGCGGGTGACTGA
- the cmoM gene encoding tRNA uridine 5-oxyacetic acid(34) methyltransferase CmoM — translation MTEDRNFDDIAHKFAKNIYGSDKGEIRQVIVWEELEQLLGAINGSRKSLNVLDAGGGLAQMSQKLAKLGHRIALCDLSLEMLQLAEQDIEKNGLLEQYRLIHSPVQKIAEHLKQPVDVVMFHAVMEWLVDPKSALETLLEQVKPGGAASVMFYNHHGLVYKNVVCGNIPHVLEGMPHRKRFKLQPQKGLKPEEVYKWIEDAGFEIGGKAGIRCFSDYIGNREYMGDYKTEDVVALERQFCRQEPYLSLGRYIHVWAKKKEEQE, via the coding sequence GTGACTGAAGACCGCAATTTCGACGATATTGCCCACAAATTTGCAAAAAACATCTACGGCTCCGATAAAGGAGAGATACGCCAAGTTATTGTTTGGGAAGAACTTGAACAACTACTTGGTGCGATTAATGGTAGCAGGAAAAGCCTCAACGTGCTGGATGCTGGTGGCGGTTTAGCACAAATGTCGCAAAAGCTGGCTAAACTCGGACATCGCATTGCTTTATGTGATCTATCTTTGGAAATGCTGCAACTAGCCGAGCAGGATATTGAAAAAAACGGTTTGCTTGAGCAGTATCGGCTGATTCATTCGCCAGTACAGAAGATTGCAGAGCATCTGAAACAGCCTGTCGATGTTGTGATGTTTCATGCTGTAATGGAATGGTTGGTGGACCCCAAATCCGCTCTTGAAACATTACTTGAGCAGGTTAAACCAGGTGGTGCTGCGTCCGTTATGTTCTACAACCATCATGGTCTGGTATACAAGAATGTGGTATGTGGCAATATTCCTCATGTGTTAGAGGGAATGCCGCATCGAAAACGATTTAAGTTGCAGCCGCAAAAAGGGCTTAAACCAGAAGAAGTCTACAAGTGGATCGAAGACGCTGGTTTTGAGATCGGTGGCAAAGCTGGTATTCGCTGTTTCAGTGATTATATCGGCAACAGGGAATACATGGGCGACTATAAGACAGAAGATGTAGTGGCGCTTGAGCGACAGTTTTGTCGACAAGAGCCTTACCTCTCGCTAGGCCGTTACATACATGTATGGGCCAAAAAGAAAGAAGAACAGGAATAA
- the mukF gene encoding chromosome partition protein MukF, with translation MSEMTLNAAEQPIDELVGWVKQHDFSLNLPTERLAFLIAIAVLSNERFDEELGEGELHDAFTIVTRLFEDTGEASAFRANNAINEMVKQRLISRFTSEVNDGASIYRLSPLAIGITDYYVRHREFSKLRLSIQLSMVADEMAKAIESAQQGGTPGHWKKNVYGVLKYSVGEIFDQIDLNQRVMDEQQQSVKVQIAELLNKDWREAINNCEELLSETSSTLRELQDTLQAASDELQTQILDIQETVYGQDDLEFIEEALFGLQMKLDRITSWGQQAIDLWIGYDRHVHKFIRTAIDMDKNRAFSTRLRQSVKDYFDTPWYLTYADAERLVDLRDEALVLRDDEVTGQVPLEVEYEEFQQVNDELSERIGDMLKVHKEQGTAIHLGTVLRDYLSQHPRTHHFDLARIVIDQAVRLGYSESDYQAIQPDWQAINEYGAKVQANVIDRY, from the coding sequence ATGAGTGAGATGACTCTCAACGCTGCTGAGCAACCAATCGATGAATTGGTTGGCTGGGTTAAGCAGCACGATTTCTCATTAAACCTGCCGACTGAACGTCTCGCATTTCTCATCGCTATTGCAGTGCTTAGCAATGAGAGGTTTGATGAAGAATTGGGTGAAGGTGAATTGCACGACGCATTTACTATCGTCACTCGATTATTTGAGGATACCGGAGAAGCGTCTGCTTTTCGGGCTAACAATGCAATTAATGAGATGGTGAAGCAGAGGCTGATTAGCCGCTTCACCAGTGAAGTGAATGATGGCGCAAGTATTTATCGCTTGTCGCCGCTCGCGATTGGGATTACGGACTATTATGTTCGCCATCGTGAGTTTTCTAAGTTACGCCTCTCTATCCAGTTGTCGATGGTGGCGGATGAAATGGCGAAGGCGATTGAATCTGCTCAGCAAGGCGGAACGCCGGGCCACTGGAAAAAGAACGTTTATGGTGTGCTCAAATATTCCGTGGGTGAGATATTCGATCAAATTGATCTCAACCAACGTGTGATGGATGAGCAGCAACAATCCGTTAAAGTGCAGATTGCTGAGCTCCTGAATAAAGATTGGCGTGAAGCGATCAACAACTGTGAAGAGTTGTTATCTGAAACGTCTAGCACCTTGCGCGAGCTGCAAGATACATTACAAGCAGCCAGTGATGAGCTACAAACTCAAATCCTTGATATTCAAGAAACTGTTTACGGACAAGATGACCTTGAGTTTATTGAGGAGGCCTTGTTTGGCTTACAGATGAAATTAGATCGCATCACAAGCTGGGGTCAACAAGCGATTGATTTATGGATTGGTTACGACAGGCACGTCCATAAATTTATCCGCACCGCCATTGACATGGATAAGAACCGTGCCTTTAGCACGCGTTTGCGTCAGTCAGTCAAAGATTACTTCGACACACCTTGGTATCTGACTTATGCCGATGCAGAAAGGTTAGTCGATCTCCGCGATGAAGCGCTGGTGCTTCGAGATGATGAAGTGACTGGTCAAGTGCCACTGGAAGTGGAGTATGAAGAATTCCAACAAGTGAATGATGAGCTTTCTGAGCGCATAGGTGACATGCTCAAAGTGCATAAAGAGCAGGGTACCGCTATCCATCTTGGAACCGTATTACGCGACTATTTATCACAGCATCCGCGCACTCATCATTTCGATTTAGCCCGTATCGTCATTGATCAAGCCGTACGTCTGGGTTACTCCGAATCGGACTATCAAGCGATTCAACCAGATTGGCAGGCAATTAACGAATACGGAGCAAAGGTACAAGCAAATGTCATTGACCGATACTAA
- the mukE gene encoding chromosome partition protein MukE, with protein sequence MSLTDTNDYMSENLAKAISNPLFPALDSMLRAGRHISSEDLDNHALLSDFEVELSSFYQRYNTELVKAPEGFFYLRPRSTSLINRSVLSELDMLVGKVLCFLYLSPERLAHEGIFTNQELYEELLALSDEKKLMKLVTNRATGSDLDKEKLFEKVRTSLRRLRRLGMIINIGETGKFSISESVFRFGADVRVGDDMREAQLRLIRDGEAVVHTKEPSQGSLLTESEQGDESSQSEKLEEGEA encoded by the coding sequence ATGTCATTGACCGATACTAATGATTACATGTCAGAGAATCTGGCAAAAGCGATTTCAAACCCACTTTTCCCGGCGCTAGACAGTATGCTTCGTGCTGGACGCCATATCTCTAGCGAAGACCTCGACAATCATGCGCTACTGTCTGACTTTGAAGTTGAGCTGTCTTCATTTTACCAACGCTACAACACTGAACTGGTGAAAGCACCAGAAGGCTTCTTTTACCTTCGCCCTCGTTCTACTTCCTTGATTAATCGCAGTGTGCTGTCTGAGCTCGATATGCTGGTGGGCAAGGTCTTGTGTTTCCTTTACCTAAGCCCAGAGCGTTTAGCGCATGAGGGAATCTTTACCAATCAAGAACTGTATGAAGAGCTGCTGGCTTTATCCGATGAGAAAAAGCTGATGAAGCTGGTGACTAACCGCGCGACTGGTTCAGATTTAGATAAAGAAAAACTGTTTGAAAAGGTCCGCACTTCTCTGCGCCGTTTACGCCGCCTGGGGATGATCATCAATATTGGTGAAACCGGTAAATTCAGTATCAGTGAATCAGTATTCCGCTTTGGTGCTGATGTGCGTGTCGGAGACGACATGCGCGAAGCGCAGTTGCGCTTGATCCGTGATGGTGAAGCTGTGGTGCATACCAAAGAACCAAGCCAAGGCAGCTTGTTGACAGAATCAGAACAAGGTGATGAGTCATCTCAATCAGAAAAATTAGAAGAAGGTGAAGCATGA
- a CDS encoding alpha-L-glutamate ligase-like protein, translated as MLTRLTSQFTSPDKLRHKGIMGMNQRNHSYIGRYNDRSKYPLVDDKLKTKIIAQQHGATTPKLIGVISSQVEVKTIHKMVKEWPGFVIKPAQGSGGKGILVITSHKDGTYTKPSGTTINQEDVERHISNALAGLFSLGGKNDVAVVENLIKFDSCFDGFSYEGVPDVRIIVFKGYPVMAMMRCSTAASDGKANLHQGAVGVGIDIATGRAVRAVQFDQPITHHPDTGKELATLQVPHWKRLLTLASSAWEMTGLGYMGTDMVLDKEEGPMVLELNARPGLAIQIANGAGLLPRLHHIEGLGLGMEYPKPAERVAYAAKQFGIFAKEVTG; from the coding sequence ATGCTCACACGTTTAACTTCGCAATTTACATCGCCAGATAAGCTTCGTCATAAAGGCATTATGGGTATGAATCAACGTAACCACAGCTACATTGGCCGTTACAATGATCGCTCTAAATATCCACTGGTGGATGACAAGCTCAAAACCAAGATTATTGCTCAGCAACATGGAGCAACCACACCGAAACTCATTGGTGTGATCAGTAGCCAGGTTGAAGTCAAAACCATTCATAAAATGGTGAAAGAGTGGCCAGGTTTCGTTATTAAACCTGCCCAAGGCAGTGGTGGTAAAGGTATATTGGTTATCACCTCTCACAAGGATGGTACCTATACCAAGCCCTCAGGCACGACGATCAACCAAGAAGACGTCGAACGCCACATTAGTAACGCACTAGCGGGTCTTTTTTCACTAGGGGGGAAGAACGATGTCGCGGTTGTTGAAAATCTGATCAAGTTTGATAGCTGCTTCGACGGGTTCAGTTATGAAGGTGTACCAGATGTACGTATTATTGTTTTCAAAGGCTACCCTGTTATGGCAATGATGCGTTGCTCCACCGCCGCCTCTGATGGTAAAGCAAATTTACACCAAGGTGCAGTCGGTGTCGGTATTGATATCGCGACAGGTCGCGCAGTAAGAGCTGTCCAATTCGACCAACCTATTACACACCACCCCGATACGGGGAAAGAACTCGCTACTTTACAAGTACCCCACTGGAAGCGCTTACTCACATTGGCTTCAAGTGCATGGGAAATGACAGGTCTGGGTTATATGGGTACTGACATGGTACTCGACAAAGAAGAAGGGCCAATGGTCCTAGAGCTCAATGCTCGTCCGGGATTAGCCATCCAAATAGCGAATGGAGCAGGCTTGTTACCTAGGCTTCATCACATCGAAGGTTTGGGCTTAGGGATGGAGTACCCCAAACCTGCCGAACGTGTCGCTTATGCCGCCAAGCAGTTTGGTATATTTGCCAAAGAGGTGACGGGCTGA